A genomic region of Staphylococcus roterodami contains the following coding sequences:
- a CDS encoding ABC transporter ATP-binding protein gives MLKFENVMKSFKDGNRTIEAVKNTNFEINKGDIIALVGPSGSGKSTFLTMAGALQTPTSGNILINNQDITEMKQKALAKVRMSEIGFILQATNLVPFLTVKQQFTLLKKKNKNVMSNEDYEQLMKQLGLNSLLNKLPSEISGGQKQRVAIAKALYTNPSIILADEPTASLDTENAIEVIKILRDQAKQREKACIIVTHDERLKAYCDRSYHMKDGVLNLENETVE, from the coding sequence ATGTTGAAATTTGAAAATGTAATGAAGTCATTTAAAGATGGTAATCGTACAATTGAAGCGGTTAAAAATACAAATTTTGAAATAAATAAAGGTGATATTATAGCATTAGTTGGACCTTCTGGGTCTGGTAAAAGTACATTTTTAACTATGGCAGGTGCCTTACAAACGCCGACATCTGGTAATATTTTAATTAATAATCAAGATATTACGGAAATGAAGCAAAAAGCATTAGCAAAGGTAAGGATGTCTGAGATAGGGTTTATATTACAGGCGACCAATCTTGTGCCATTTTTAACAGTAAAGCAGCAATTTACCTTACTGAAAAAGAAAAATAAGAATGTCATGTCGAACGAGGACTATGAGCAACTTATGAAGCAATTAGGCTTAAATTCTTTACTCAATAAATTACCGTCAGAAATTTCAGGTGGTCAGAAACAGCGTGTTGCAATTGCGAAAGCATTGTATACAAATCCTTCTATTATACTTGCGGATGAACCCACTGCATCGTTAGATACTGAAAATGCAATTGAGGTTATTAAAATTCTGCGTGATCAAGCCAAACAAAGAGAAAAAGCGTGTATTATCGTTACACATGATGAAAGGCTTAAGGCATATTGTGACCGTTCGTATCATATGAAAGATGGCGTCCTTAATCTTGAAAATGAAACAGTAGAATAA
- a CDS encoding PTS sugar transporter subunit IIC, giving the protein MFTLFTYKAPNGMRAMGALANAAIATFLVEAFNKYVGGEVFGIKFLGELGDAAGSLGGVAAAGLTALAIGVSPVYALVIAAACGGMDLLPGFFAGYIIGYVMKYTEKYVPDGVDLIGSIVILAPLARLIAVLLTPVVNSTLIRIGDIIQSGTNTNPIIMGIILGGIITVVGTAPLSSMALTALLGLTGVPMAIGAMAAFSSAFMNGTLFHRLKLGDRKSTIAVSIEPLSQADIVSANPIPIYITNFFGGAVAGLIIAISGLVNDATGTATPIAGFLVMFGFNHPMTIVIYGVVMAIVGALAGYLGSIVFKKYPIVTKQDMINRGAVDA; this is encoded by the coding sequence ATTTTTACATTATTTACATATAAAGCGCCTAATGGTATGCGTGCTATGGGCGCATTGGCAAATGCAGCGATTGCAACATTTTTAGTGGAAGCATTTAATAAATATGTTGGTGGAGAAGTATTTGGTATTAAATTTTTAGGAGAGCTAGGGGATGCTGCAGGAAGTCTAGGTGGTGTCGCTGCCGCTGGATTAACAGCATTAGCTATCGGTGTATCACCAGTTTATGCTTTAGTAATTGCAGCAGCTTGTGGTGGTATGGATTTATTACCTGGCTTCTTTGCTGGATATATTATTGGTTATGTAATGAAATATACAGAAAAATATGTACCAGATGGTGTCGACTTGATTGGATCTATCGTTATTTTAGCACCACTAGCTCGTCTCATTGCTGTGTTATTAACGCCAGTAGTGAATAGTACATTGATTCGAATTGGTGATATTATTCAAAGCGGTACGAATACTAATCCAATTATCATGGGTATCATTTTAGGTGGTATTATTACGGTTGTTGGAACAGCACCTTTAAGTTCAATGGCCTTAACCGCATTGTTAGGTTTAACAGGTGTCCCTATGGCTATAGGTGCGATGGCAGCATTTAGTTCTGCGTTTATGAACGGAACATTATTCCATCGTTTAAAATTAGGCGATCGTAAGTCAACGATAGCAGTTAGTATTGAGCCTTTATCACAAGCAGATATTGTATCAGCGAATCCAATTCCAATATATATTACAAACTTCTTTGGCGGTGCCGTTGCCGGTCTAATCATCGCTATTTCTGGTTTAGTTAATGATGCAACAGGTACAGCAACACCGATTGCAGGATTTTTAGTAATGTTTGGATTTAATCATCCAATGACTATTGTAATTTATGGTGTAGTAATGGCGATTGTAGGTGCGCTTGCAGGTTATCTTGGTTCTATTGTATTTAAAAAATATCCGATTGTTACTAAGCAAGATATGATTAATAGAGGCGCAGTAGATGCATAG
- a CDS encoding winged helix-turn-helix transcriptional regulator, with protein MSDSEKEILKRIKENPFISQRELAEAIGLSRPSVANIISGLIQKEYVMGKAYVLNEEYPIVCIGAANVDRKFYVHKALVAETSNPVTSTRSIGGVARNIAENLGRLGETVAFLSASGQDSEWEMIKRLSSPFMNMDHVQQFENANTGSYTALISKEGDMTYGLADMEVFDNITPEFLIKRSHLLKKAKCIIVDLNLGKEALNFLCAYTTKHQIKLVITTVSSPKMKNMPDSLHAVDWIITNKDETETYLNLKIETTEDLKVAAKRWNDLGVKNIIVTNGVKELIYRSSEEEIIKPVIPSNNVKDVTGAGDSFCAAVVYSWLNGMSTENILIAGMVNAKKTIETKYTVRQNLDQTQLYHDMEDYKNGKFTKVY; from the coding sequence ATGAGTGATTCTGAGAAAGAAATTTTAAAGAGAATTAAAGAAAATCCATTTATTTCACAACGTGAACTTGCTGAAGCAATTGGATTATCTAGACCAAGTGTTGCAAACATCATTTCAGGATTAATACAAAAGGAATATGTTATGGGAAAAGCATACGTCTTAAATGAAGAATATCCTATTGTTTGTATTGGTGCTGCGAATGTAGATCGAAAGTTTTATGTCCATAAAGCTTTGGTTGCAGAAACATCAAACCCTGTAACATCAACGCGTTCGATTGGTGGCGTAGCAAGAAACATTGCTGAAAACTTAGGCAGACTTGGTGAAACAGTCGCATTTTTATCTGCTAGTGGACAAGATAGTGAGTGGGAAATGATTAAAAGATTGTCCAGCCCTTTTATGAATATGGATCATGTTCAACAATTTGAAAATGCAAATACGGGTTCGTATACAGCTTTAATTAGTAAAGAAGGAGACATGACATATGGTTTAGCTGATATGGAAGTGTTTGACAACATTACACCTGAGTTTTTAATAAAGCGGTCGCACTTGTTGAAAAAAGCTAAATGCATCATTGTTGATTTAAATTTAGGCAAAGAAGCATTGAATTTCTTGTGTGCCTATACCACGAAACATCAAATCAAATTAGTTATTACTACCGTATCTTCCCCAAAAATGAAAAACATGCCAGATTCATTGCATGCTGTTGATTGGATTATCACAAATAAAGATGAAACAGAGACATACTTAAATTTGAAAATTGAAACTACTGAAGATTTAAAAGTAGCTGCTAAACGATGGAATGATTTAGGTGTTAAAAATATTATTGTTACAAATGGAGTGAAAGAACTCATTTATCGAAGTAGTGAAGAAGAAATCATAAAACCAGTTATACCATCAAATAATGTGAAAGATGTTACAGGTGCAGGTGATTCATTCTGTGCTGCTGTAGTGTATAGCTGGTTAAATGGGATGTCTACGGAAAATATATTAATAGCAGGAATGGTTAACGCAAAGAAAACAATAGAAACAAAATATACAGTTAGACAAAATCTAGATCAAACGCAACTTTATCACGATATGGAGGACTATAAAAATGGCAAATTTACAAAAGTATATTGA
- a CDS encoding pseudouridine-5'-phosphate glycosidase → MANLQKYIEYSKEVQQAKDNNQPIVALESTIISHGMPYPQNVEMATTVEQIIRENGAIPATIAIIDGKIKIALESEDLEILATSKEVAKVSRRDLAEVVAMKRIGATTVATTMICAAMAGIQFFVTGGIGGVHKGAEHTMDISADLEELSKTNVTVICAGAKSILDLPKTMEYLETKGVPVIGYQTQELPAFFTRQSGVKLTSSVETPERLADIHLTKQALNLEGGIVVANPIPREYAMSKEYIETIINEAVVEAENQGIKGKDSTPFLLGKIAEKTNGESLAANIKLVENNAVLGAKIAVAVNKLL, encoded by the coding sequence ATGGCAAATTTACAAAAGTATATTGAGTATTCCAAAGAAGTTCAGCAAGCAAAGGATAACAATCAACCGATTGTAGCATTAGAATCAACAATTATTTCACATGGTATGCCGTATCCCCAAAATGTTGAAATGGCAACAACAGTAGAGCAAATTATCAGAGAAAATGGTGCCATTCCAGCAACCATAGCAATTATTGACGGCAAAATTAAAATTGCTTTAGAAAGCGAAGATTTAGAAATACTGGCAACTAGTAAAGAAGTTGCTAAAGTATCTAGACGTGATTTAGCAGAAGTCGTTGCGATGAAGCGCATTGGTGCTACTACTGTAGCAACGACGATGATATGTGCAGCAATGGCTGGTATTCAATTTTTTGTTACAGGAGGTATTGGTGGTGTTCATAAAGGTGCAGAACATACGATGGACATTTCAGCAGACTTAGAAGAATTGTCTAAAACAAATGTCACTGTTATCTGTGCGGGTGCAAAATCCATTTTAGACTTACCTAAGACGATGGAGTATTTAGAAACAAAAGGTGTTCCAGTTATTGGTTATCAAACGCAAGAACTGCCAGCATTTTTCACTCGTCAAAGCGGTGTTAAACTAACAAGTTCGGTTGAAACTCCGGAACGCCTTGCTGACATTCATTTGACGAAGCAAGCATTGAATCTTGAAGGTGGCATTGTCGTAGCTAATCCAATTCCACGTGAATATGCCATGTCAAAAGAATATATTGAGACAATCATTAATGAAGCTGTTGTTGAAGCGGAAAATCAAGGGATTAAAGGTAAGGATTCAACACCATTCTTGTTAGGGAAAATTGCCGAAAAAACAAATGGCGAAAGTTTAGCAGCAAATATAAAACTCGTTGAAAACAATGCTGTGTTGGGAGCTAAAATTGCTGTCGCTGTTAATAAATTATTGTAG
- a CDS encoding NupC/NupG family nucleoside CNT transporter, with product MSILFAITGVAFALFVAFLFSFDRKNIDFRKTLIMIFVQVLIVLFMMNTTIGLTILTALGSFFEGLINISKAGINFVFGDIQNKNGFTFFLNVLLPLVFISVLIGIFNYIKVLPFIIKYVGIAINKITRMGRLESYFAISTAMFGQPEVYLTIKDIIPRLSRAKLYTIATSGMSAVSMAMLGSYMQMIEPKFVVTAVMLNIFSALIIASVINPYKSDDNDVEIDNLTKSTETKSVNEKTGKPKKVAFFQMIGDSAMDGFKIAVVVAVMLLAFISLMEAINIIFGSVGLNFKQLIGYLFAPIAFLMGIPWSEAVPAGSLMATKLITNEFVAMLDFKNVLGDVSARTQGIISVYLVSFANFGTVGIIVGSIKGISDKQGEKVASFAMRLLLGSTLASIISGSIIGLVL from the coding sequence ATGTCTATTTTATTCGCTATCACAGGGGTAGCATTTGCGTTATTTGTAGCGTTTTTATTCAGTTTTGATCGCAAGAATATAGATTTCAGAAAAACATTAATTATGATTTTCGTTCAAGTGTTGATCGTATTATTTATGATGAACACAACGATTGGTTTGACAATTTTAACTGCACTAGGTTCATTTTTTGAAGGATTAATAAATATTAGTAAAGCAGGCATAAATTTTGTTTTTGGAGATATACAAAATAAAAATGGCTTTACGTTCTTTTTAAACGTATTACTGCCATTAGTTTTTATTTCTGTATTAATAGGCATCTTTAATTATATTAAGGTATTACCATTTATTATCAAATATGTAGGTATCGCTATTAATAAAATAACTAGAATGGGGCGCTTAGAAAGTTACTTTGCTATTTCAACAGCAATGTTTGGTCAGCCAGAAGTATATTTAACAATAAAAGATATTATTCCAAGATTATCTAGAGCGAAATTATATACAATTGCGACGTCTGGTATGAGTGCTGTTAGTATGGCAATGCTAGGTTCATATATGCAGATGATTGAACCCAAGTTCGTAGTTACAGCTGTAATGTTAAATATTTTTAGTGCACTTATCATTGCTAGTGTTATCAATCCATATAAATCTGATGATAATGATGTCGAAATTGATAATTTAACTAAATCAACGGAAACGAAATCAGTGAATGAAAAAACAGGGAAACCTAAGAAAGTTGCTTTCTTCCAAATGATAGGTGACAGTGCGATGGATGGATTTAAAATAGCTGTTGTAGTAGCAGTGATGTTGTTAGCGTTTATTTCATTAATGGAAGCGATCAATATCATTTTTGGTAGTGTAGGTTTGAATTTTAAACAGTTAATTGGTTATTTGTTTGCACCTATCGCATTCTTAATGGGGATTCCTTGGAGTGAAGCTGTTCCAGCTGGCTCTTTAATGGCTACAAAATTAATTACCAATGAGTTTGTAGCAATGCTAGATTTTAAAAATGTCTTGGGTGACGTATCAGCTAGAACACAAGGTATTATCTCAGTTTACTTAGTAAGTTTTGCTAATTTCGGTACTGTTGGTATCATCGTTGGTTCAATTAAAGGGATTAGTGATAAGCAAGGAGAAAAAGTTGCATCATTTGCTATGAGGTTGCTACTTGGTTCAACATTAGCTTCAATCATTTCAGGATCAATCATTGGCTTAGTATTGTAA
- a CDS encoding sodium:solute symporter, which translates to MKEVGFGTLNWVAVIIYLLAMLFIGVYFTKRASQSTNSFFTASGRLPSWVVGFSIYATTLSAITFMSTPEKAFLTDWSYIAGNIAIVAIIPLLIYFYVPFFKKLKVTSAYEYLEARFGPSIRVIGSLLFVVYHLGRVAIVIYLPTLAITSVSDMNPYVVASLVGLLCILYTFLGGFEGVVWSDFIQGVILLGGALVIIILGIMHIKGGFGTVLADAIEHKKLISADNWKLNTAAAAIPIIFLGNIFNNLYQYTASQDVVQRYQASDSLKETNKSLWTNGILALISAPLFYGMGTMLYSFYAHEAVLPKGFNTSSVVPYFILTEMPPFVAGLLIAAIFAAAQSTISSSLNSISACISIDIKQRFFGKGSERHEVNFARLVIIIAGIFGFGMSLYLIASNSNDLWDLFLFVTGLFGVPLAGVFAVGIFTKRTNTFGVICGLILGIIFAYVYNGVGKGNSPFYVSTISFTVAFVFAYVLSFIAPSKHKKDITGLTIFEKDKPSTYISKTAMKK; encoded by the coding sequence ATGAAAGAAGTTGGATTTGGCACATTGAACTGGGTTGCCGTTATCATTTATTTATTAGCTATGTTATTCATTGGCGTGTACTTTACCAAGCGTGCAAGTCAAAGTACGAATAGTTTCTTTACTGCAAGTGGTCGCTTGCCATCTTGGGTAGTTGGTTTTTCCATTTATGCTACTACGTTAAGTGCGATTACATTTATGTCGACACCAGAGAAAGCATTTTTAACAGATTGGTCATATATCGCTGGTAACATTGCTATCGTCGCAATTATTCCATTACTTATTTATTTCTATGTCCCTTTCTTTAAAAAGTTAAAAGTAACATCAGCATATGAATATTTAGAAGCTAGATTCGGTCCTAGCATACGTGTTATTGGCTCATTGTTATTTGTCGTTTACCATTTAGGACGTGTTGCAATCGTTATCTACTTACCAACATTAGCAATCACATCTGTATCAGATATGAACCCTTACGTTGTTGCATCACTTGTTGGTTTGCTTTGTATTTTATATACATTTTTAGGTGGATTCGAAGGTGTTGTATGGAGTGATTTTATTCAAGGTGTCATATTGTTAGGTGGCGCTTTAGTAATTATCATTTTAGGTATTATGCACATTAAAGGTGGATTTGGTACTGTTCTTGCAGATGCAATTGAACACAAAAAATTAATTAGTGCTGACAATTGGAAACTAAATACTGCAGCCGCTGCCATACCCATTATTTTCCTTGGAAATATTTTTAATAACTTGTATCAATATACTGCGAGTCAAGATGTCGTACAAAGATACCAAGCTTCTGATAGCTTAAAAGAAACAAATAAATCATTATGGACAAATGGTATCCTTGCATTAATCTCAGCACCGTTGTTTTATGGTATGGGTACAATGTTGTACTCATTTTATGCACATGAAGCTGTTTTACCAAAAGGATTTAACACGTCATCTGTTGTGCCATATTTTATTTTAACTGAGATGCCACCATTTGTTGCAGGATTACTCATTGCAGCTATTTTCGCTGCTGCACAGTCTACCATTTCATCTAGCTTAAATTCTATTTCTGCTTGTATTTCAATCGATATTAAGCAGCGCTTCTTTGGTAAAGGTAGCGAGCGACATGAAGTTAACTTTGCTCGTTTGGTCATCATTATTGCAGGTATATTTGGTTTTGGTATGTCATTATACTTAATTGCTTCAAATTCAAATGATTTATGGGACTTATTCTTGTTTGTTACTGGATTATTCGGTGTTCCATTAGCAGGTGTATTCGCTGTCGGTATTTTTACAAAACGCACAAATACATTCGGTGTCATTTGTGGATTAATTTTAGGTATCATCTTTGCGTATGTATATAATGGCGTCGGTAAAGGTAACTCACCTTTCTATGTATCAACCATTTCATTTACTGTTGCCTTTGTCTTTGCTTATGTACTTAGCTTTATCGCCCCTTCAAAACATAAAAAAGATATTACGGGATTAACAATATTTGAAAAAGATAAACCATCAACTTACATTTCAAAAACTGCTATGAAAAAGTAA
- a CDS encoding N-acetylneuraminate lyase — protein sequence MNKDLKGLYAALLVPFDENGQVNEKGLQQIAKNAIETEELDGLYVNGSSGENFLLNTEQKKQIFKIAKDAVGDNVKMIAQVGSLDLNESIELGKYATELGYDALSAVTPFYYPFTFEEIRDYYFDIIEATQNNMIIYAIPDLTGVNISIEQFSELFNHEKVVGVKYTAPNFFLLERIRKAFPDKLILSGFDEMLVQAAISGVDGAIGSTYNVNGRRARKIFDLAQQGQIQEAYQLQHDSNDIIETVLSMGIYPTLKEILRHRGIEAGLPKRPFKPFNEAHRQTLEQLIAKYNL from the coding sequence ATGAACAAAGATTTAAAAGGTTTGTATGCAGCATTACTTGTTCCTTTCGATGAAAACGGTCAAGTAAACGAAAAAGGCTTACAACAAATTGCTAAGAATGCGATTGAAACTGAAGAATTAGACGGACTTTATGTAAATGGTAGCTCTGGTGAAAACTTTTTATTAAACACTGAACAAAAGAAGCAAATTTTCAAGATTGCTAAAGACGCAGTTGGTGACAACGTTAAAATGATTGCTCAAGTAGGTTCATTAGACTTAAATGAATCAATTGAACTTGGAAAATATGCCACAGAACTCGGTTATGATGCACTTTCTGCCGTAACACCATTCTACTATCCATTTACTTTTGAAGAAATTAGAGATTACTATTTCGACATTATCGAAGCCACGCAGAACAATATGATTATTTACGCTATTCCAGACCTAACTGGCGTAAATATTTCTATAGAACAATTCAGCGAACTATTTAACCATGAAAAAGTAGTAGGTGTTAAATATACAGCACCGAATTTCTTCTTACTTGAACGTATTAGAAAAGCATTTCCAGACAAATTAATCTTATCTGGTTTCGATGAAATGTTAGTTCAAGCAGCCATTTCTGGCGTAGACGGTGCAATCGGCTCTACATATAATGTTAATGGCCGTCGTGCAAGAAAAATCTTTGACCTAGCACAACAAGGACAAATTCAAGAAGCTTATCAACTGCAACATGATTCAAATGATATTATTGAAACTGTTTTATCAATGGGAATTTATCCTACATTAAAAGAAATATTACGTCACCGTGGTATCGAAGCTGGATTACCAAAACGACCTTTCAAACCTTTTAACGAAGCGCATCGACAAACATTAGAACAACTCATTGCAAAATACAATTTATAG
- a CDS encoding ROK family protein, whose amino-acid sequence MYYIAIDIGGTQIKSAVIDKQMNMFDYQQIPTPDNKTVLITEKVYEIVTQYMEKYRLIQPVIGISTAGVVDEQKGEIVYAGPTIPNYKGTNFKRLLKTLSPYVKVRNDVNAALLGELKLYQYPAERIFCMTLGTGIGGAYKNDQGHIDNGELHKANEVGYLLYRPSDNTTFEERAATSALKKRMIDGGFTRSTHVPVLFEAAEEGDDIAKHILNEWAEDVAEGIAQIQIIYDPGLILIGGGISAQGDKLIKYIEPKVANYLPADYKYAPIRTTISQNDAALYGCLQ is encoded by the coding sequence GTGTATTACATTGCAATCGACATTGGAGGAACACAAATTAAATCAGCAGTCATTGATAAACAAATGAATATGTTTGATTATCAGCAAATACCAACACCAGACAATAAAACTGTACTTATTACTGAAAAAGTATACGAGATTGTAACGCAATATATGGAAAAATACCGCTTAATTCAACCTGTTATAGGTATTTCGACAGCGGGTGTTGTGGATGAGCAAAAAGGTGAAATAGTTTATGCTGGGCCAACCATACCAAATTATAAAGGGACAAATTTCAAACGATTACTAAAAACATTATCGCCGTATGTCAAAGTAAGAAATGATGTGAATGCAGCTTTATTAGGAGAACTAAAATTATATCAATACCCAGCTGAGCGGATTTTCTGTATGACGCTTGGTACTGGTATTGGTGGTGCGTATAAAAATGACCAAGGACATATTGATAATGGTGAGCTACATAAGGCTAATGAAGTGGGTTACTTATTATATCGACCATCCGATAATACAACATTTGAGGAACGGGCTGCGACAAGTGCTTTAAAGAAACGAATGATTGACGGAGGATTTACGAGAAGCACACATGTACCAGTATTGTTTGAAGCAGCTGAAGAAGGTGACGATATCGCAAAACATATATTAAATGAATGGGCGGAAGATGTTGCAGAAGGTATAGCTCAAATACAGATTATTTATGATCCAGGTTTGATATTAATAGGTGGTGGTATTTCGGCACAAGGAGATAAACTTATTAAATATATTGAACCCAAAGTCGCTAATTATTTACCAGCAGATTATAAATATGCACCTATTAGAACAACTATAAGTCAAAATGATGCAGCACTATATGGCTGTTTGCAATAG
- a CDS encoding MurR/RpiR family transcriptional regulator: protein MKFENRVQRHQHLFTKTDKRIVSYIRKHGYSDAFSTINSLAHAIGTSPATMTRFSHKLDYENFQDLKFNIQQEMTETVIENSPIIQRIHKYHQQMLQQTGEFIDNDIIQTFIDKLQSSSHILFAGLGSSGLSATEFYYRTIRMGLKGNVTTDSHLMKISASLLSKSDMFIAMSNSGNTSELISAAKVARAHGAYVVAITNFEGSNLTDCADLVLLTTDQSRNTDHQFINTQIATLFLIDIVSYHLLENKRLSDTYQHTKSIILDNK, encoded by the coding sequence ATGAAATTTGAGAATCGCGTTCAACGCCATCAACACTTATTTACAAAAACAGATAAACGAATTGTAAGCTATATTAGGAAACATGGATATAGTGATGCCTTTTCAACCATCAACTCCTTAGCACATGCCATTGGTACATCTCCAGCCACAATGACACGCTTTAGTCATAAACTGGACTACGAAAATTTTCAAGATTTAAAATTTAATATTCAACAAGAAATGACCGAAACTGTTATTGAAAATAGCCCAATCATTCAAAGGATTCATAAATATCATCAACAAATGCTTCAACAAACAGGCGAATTTATTGATAATGACATTATTCAAACTTTTATTGATAAATTACAATCAAGCAGTCATATATTATTCGCAGGACTAGGCAGTTCTGGGCTATCTGCTACAGAATTTTATTATCGAACAATTCGTATGGGACTTAAAGGTAATGTCACAACCGACTCACATTTGATGAAAATATCAGCCTCACTGTTATCGAAGTCAGATATGTTTATCGCTATGTCTAACAGTGGCAATACTTCAGAATTAATTTCGGCAGCTAAAGTTGCTAGGGCCCATGGCGCTTATGTTGTAGCCATTACCAATTTCGAAGGTAGTAACCTGACTGATTGTGCTGATTTAGTATTATTAACTACAGATCAGTCTCGTAATACCGATCATCAATTTATAAACACTCAAATTGCAACTCTATTTTTAATTGATATTGTGAGCTATCATTTATTAGAAAATAAACGTCTCAGTGATACATATCAACATACAAAATCAATTATTCTAGACAATAAATAA
- a CDS encoding N-acetylmannosamine-6-phosphate 2-epimerase: MLPHGLIVSCQALPDEPLHSSFIMSKMALAAYEGGAVGIRANTKEDILAIKKTVDLPVIGIVKRDYDGSDVFITATSKEVDELIESQCEVIALDATLQQRPKETLDELVAYIRQHAPNVEIMADIATIEEAKNAERLGFDYIGTTLHGYTSYTKGQLLYQNDFQFLKDVLHSVEAKVIAEGNVITPDMYKRVMDLGVHCSVVGGAITRPKEITKRFVQAMKDE, encoded by the coding sequence ATGTTACCACATGGTTTAATTGTATCTTGTCAGGCACTACCCGATGAACCGTTACATTCATCGTTTATAATGTCTAAAATGGCATTAGCTGCGTATGAAGGTGGGGCTGTAGGTATTCGCGCAAATACTAAAGAAGATATTTTAGCGATTAAAAAGACAGTAGATTTACCAGTCATTGGTATTGTAAAACGTGATTATGACGGATCAGATGTTTTCATTACAGCAACGTCAAAAGAAGTAGACGAATTGATTGAAAGTCAATGTGAAGTGATCGCATTGGATGCAACGTTACAGCAACGTCCGAAAGAAACGCTAGATGAATTGGTGGCTTACATTAGACAACATGCACCTAATGTTGAAATTATGGCTGATATCGCAACAATTGAAGAAGCAAAAAATGCAGAGCGCTTAGGTTTTGATTATATTGGTACAACATTACATGGATATACTAGCTATACAAAAGGACAGTTACTATATCAAAATGATTTCCAGTTTTTGAAAGATGTGCTGCATAGTGTTGAAGCGAAAGTCATTGCAGAAGGAAATGTTATTACGCCAGATATGTACAAACGCGTTATGGACTTAGGTGTTCATTGTTCAGTAGTAGGTGGTGCGATTACGCGACCAAAAGAAATTACGAAACGATTTGTACAAGCTATGAAAGATGAATAA